The Rhodothermus marinus DSM 4252 DNA segment TGCGCCGCGTTGATTCTGGAGACGTTGTGATGGGGGCGCGACGTGCCGGCGGTATCCAGAGCAGGGCCGCCACGAAAGCCAGCAGGGCCCAGCAGCGCAGCGCACCTTCCCAGCCCAACCCCCAGCTTTCGGCCATCGGGACACTGAGTCCCGAGGCCAGCGAAGCCATCAGGTGCATGGTGGCTAGATAAAGGCCAGTCAATACGCCCAGGCGGGCCGGGAACGATTCTTTGACCACGGCGGGCAAGAGCACGTTGTTGACGGCAATAGCAGCACCGACCAGCAACGTTCCGGTAAACAGGTAGAAAGGGGCGGGAAAGGGCCGGACCAGCTCCCCTACGGTCAGCAGTACCATCGAGAGCAGCAGCACGCGCGCCATTCCAAACCGTGCAGCCAGTCGGGAAGCCCCGAACGAGCCCAGTCCGAAAGCCAGCAACGGTAACGTCGTCAGAAGACCTACGGCCGCATGAGAAAGCGAAAGGTCGTGTTGCAGGTGCGGAATGAGGGGACCCACCGCCGTAAGCGGGGCGCGTAGATTAGCCGCAGCCGCCAGAACACCTGCAACGATCCATCCATTCTGGATCTGAACATCAGATTCTACAGATCGCATGGCGGGTACAGACCTGTTCTGTTCACGATGCGTTTCGAGTCGGCCGCGAAAGCTGTCGCTCCAGCACGGGGCGCAGCACGCGCCAGACGTTTTCGGCCACGATGCGCTGACCTTCGGCCGTGGGATGAATGCCGTCGGCCTGGTTGAGCTCGGGCACGCCTCCGACGCCTTCGAGCAGGAAGGGAATCAGATGGGCGTCGTTGGCGCGGGCCAGTTCAGGATAGATGGCGCGGAAGGCGGCCGTGTAGTCGGGGCCCAGGTTCGGGGGCAGTTGCATGCCGGCCAGGATGATGTCGGCGTCCGGATAGCGGGCGCGCACTTTGTCGATGATGCCCTGCAGGTTGCGGCGCGTCACTTCGGGGTCGATGCCGCGCAGCCCGTCGTTGGCGCCCAGTTCCAGAATGAGCACGTCGATGCGTTCGCGGAGCAGCCACTCGATGCGGCGCAGGCCACCGGCCGAGGTCTCGCCGCTCAGCCCGGCGTTGATGATGCGCACGGGCCATCCCAGCGAATCCACTTTGCGCTGCAACACGGCCGGAAAGGCTTCGTCAGGCGACAGACCGTAGCCGGCGGCCAGACTGTTGCCCAGCACGAGCACGTTGATCGTGCGCTCCGCGCGGGCGGTGTTGCGGACGGCCGGGGCCGTCGTATCAGGCGAAGCTTCAGATCGGGGCGGTTCAGGCGCGCCGCCGCAGGCGGCCAGCAGCATGAGCAGCGGCAAAAGGAGCAGTTTCAGAACCGAATCGGTCAGACCGGTTATAAGGAGGTCGAATCTGTACATCAGCCCGATGTTTGCATGTTACAGGTTGCGCATCTGACGAAGACGTACCGGAGCGGCACCCGGACGCTGACGGTACTCCAGGATGTCTCGTTTTCGGTGGCCGAAGGGGAAATCTGTGCGGTGGTCGGCCCTTCGGGCAGCGGTAAAACGACGCTGCTGGGGTTGTGTGCCGGACTGGATCTGCCCACGGCGGGCAAGGTGTGGCTGGACGGCCAGGACCTGACCGTACTCGACGAAGACGCCCGCGCGGCGCTTCGCAACCGTTTGGTGGGCTTCGTTTTCCAGACTTTTCAGCTATTGCCGACGCTGACCGCGCTGGAGAACGTCATGGTACCGGCCGAGCTGCGGGGCGACCGCACGGCTCGCCGACGGGCTATCGAACTGCTGGAGCGGGTGGGACTGGGCGACCGCCTGCATCACTATCCGCGCCAGCTCTCGGGCGGTGAGCAGCAACGGGTGGCGCTGGCACGGGCTTTCATCAACCGTCCCCGCATCCTGTTCGCCGACGAGCCGACCGGCAACCTGGACGCCGAGACCGGGGCGGTCGTCGAGGA contains these protein-coding regions:
- a CDS encoding CynX/NimT family MFS transporter yields the protein MRSVESDVQIQNGWIVAGVLAAAANLRAPLTAVGPLIPHLQHDLSLSHAAVGLLTTLPLLAFGLGSFGASRLAARFGMARVLLLSMVLLTVGELVRPFPAPFYLFTGTLLVGAAIAVNNVLLPAVVKESFPARLGVLTGLYLATMHLMASLASGLSVPMAESWGLGWEGALRCWALLAFVAALLWIPPARRAPITTSPESTRRTLPWRSALAWQVTLFMGLQSFFFYCMITWIPALAQDRGFSATTAGWILFVFLLAQLPLLFITPVLAERRPHQQSLALAAGLLTIAGVVGFMIGKGVVLWSAAILAGAGAGMGFSLAMTLFPLRTRTPLRAADLSAMAQAIGYLLAAVGPTAFGFLYDQTHRFATSLWMLLGITLLMLGFGVAASRPRFVD
- a CDS encoding ABC transporter ATP-binding protein; translation: MLQVAHLTKTYRSGTRTLTVLQDVSFSVAEGEICAVVGPSGSGKTTLLGLCAGLDLPTAGKVWLDGQDLTVLDEDARAALRNRLVGFVFQTFQLLPTLTALENVMVPAELRGDRTARRRAIELLERVGLGDRLHHYPRQLSGGEQQRVALARAFINRPRILFADEPTGNLDAETGAVVEDLLFELNATAGTTLVIVTHNLELARRTGRILHLRAGRIVADEPVHATTSATRHG
- a CDS encoding arylesterase; protein product: MYRFDLLITGLTDSVLKLLLLPLLMLLAACGGAPEPPRSEASPDTTAPAVRNTARAERTINVLVLGNSLAAGYGLSPDEAFPAVLQRKVDSLGWPVRIINAGLSGETSAGGLRRIEWLLRERIDVLILELGANDGLRGIDPEVTRRNLQGIIDKVRARYPDADIILAGMQLPPNLGPDYTAAFRAIYPELARANDAHLIPFLLEGVGGVPELNQADGIHPTAEGQRIVAENVWRVLRPVLERQLSRPTRNAS